The following proteins are co-located in the Lacticaseibacillus paracasei subsp. paracasei genome:
- the opp4B gene encoding oligopeptide ABC transporter permease, translating into MWKTILRRVLIMIPQLILLSVLVFMLSKMMPGDPLTGNFSQGQSAAQMAALRQQYGLNDPWYIQYFKWVGNMFHGDLGQSFVYKRSVTGLIGERAVNTFWLALMSTVILYVIAIPAGVIAGRYEGTKRDSAISVGSFILMAVPPFVFYLLGLIFFGFFLQWFPTGGSVSSTYNPGTLGYVWDRIYHMILPALVAGIITTPSTIQYLRTGVIDNTRQDFVRTARSKGVPDRVIFNKHILRNSLLPIAAFMGNQITMLLGGSVILETVFSYPGMGQLFVSSMTSRDYPVVISLVLLFGFLTLLGNLLSDIIMSIVDPRIRIE; encoded by the coding sequence ATGTGGAAAACAATTCTGCGACGGGTCTTAATCATGATCCCGCAATTGATCTTGTTAAGCGTCCTGGTTTTCATGCTATCAAAGATGATGCCCGGGGATCCATTGACTGGTAATTTCTCGCAAGGTCAAAGTGCTGCGCAGATGGCAGCATTACGCCAGCAATATGGTTTGAATGATCCTTGGTATATTCAGTACTTCAAATGGGTTGGCAATATGTTCCACGGTGATTTAGGACAAAGCTTCGTTTATAAACGTTCTGTTACCGGTCTGATTGGCGAACGCGCCGTGAACACCTTCTGGTTGGCCTTGATGTCAACGGTTATTCTGTACGTTATCGCTATTCCAGCCGGTGTTATTGCCGGCCGTTACGAAGGCACCAAGCGGGATTCAGCTATCTCTGTTGGCTCTTTCATTTTGATGGCGGTACCGCCATTCGTCTTTTATCTATTGGGTTTAATTTTCTTCGGGTTCTTTCTGCAGTGGTTCCCAACCGGTGGTAGTGTGTCATCCACTTATAATCCGGGCACGTTAGGGTATGTCTGGGACCGTATTTATCACATGATTCTGCCAGCCTTGGTTGCTGGGATTATCACCACACCAAGCACGATTCAGTATTTGCGAACTGGCGTTATTGATAATACGAGACAAGATTTTGTCCGGACTGCCCGTTCAAAAGGGGTGCCGGATCGCGTCATCTTCAACAAACATATTTTGCGTAATTCCTTATTGCCGATTGCGGCGTTTATGGGGAACCAAATTACCATGTTACTGGGTGGATCGGTTATTCTGGAAACAGTGTTCAGTTATCCCGGAATGGGCCAACTGTTTGTTTCTTCTATGACCAGTCGTGACTATCCAGTTGTCATCTCGCTGGTGTTGCTATTTGGTTTCTTGACGTTGTTAGGGAATTTGCTGTCAGATATCATCATGAGTATCGTGGATCCGCGGATCCGGATCGAGTAG
- a CDS encoding ABC transporter permease → MQNNANEVAATTKVEQSPSNFKVILNEFRKDKVAVVSLFLAVFIILAAFIGSLMFNVGGATQVNILDRYMAPGTGGYILGTDEGGRDMFKYLFFAARNSITIGISVALIIEFVGVVLGTISGYFGGLIDAVIMRLVDFWMIIPSLLVIIVLVTIIPQYNVITIILIMAAFYWMTTTRLMRSLVLSEARSEYVMASKTSGTSNFKIMFTGVLPNISSLIITDLTLTIASSIGIETALSFLGFGLPMETPSLGTLIGYASNPDLIFDRWWVWFPAVLVLLTLSLSINFVGQALRRAADSRQRRG, encoded by the coding sequence ATGCAAAATAATGCAAATGAGGTGGCGGCAACCACCAAAGTTGAACAATCACCTTCTAACTTCAAGGTGATTTTGAATGAATTTCGCAAAGATAAAGTTGCTGTTGTGTCCTTATTCTTGGCTGTGTTCATTATCCTCGCTGCGTTCATCGGTTCACTGATGTTCAATGTCGGCGGTGCGACGCAAGTTAATATTTTGGATCGCTATATGGCGCCCGGAACCGGCGGCTATATCCTTGGTACAGATGAGGGTGGCCGTGACATGTTCAAGTATCTGTTTTTTGCAGCCCGAAATTCGATTACCATTGGGATTTCCGTTGCGTTGATCATTGAATTTGTAGGTGTCGTACTGGGTACAATCTCAGGCTACTTCGGCGGCTTGATTGATGCCGTGATCATGCGACTGGTCGATTTCTGGATGATCATTCCATCATTGCTGGTGATCATTGTCTTGGTCACGATTATTCCGCAGTACAACGTCATCACCATTATCTTAATTATGGCGGCGTTCTATTGGATGACGACCACTCGACTGATGCGCTCGCTGGTGCTCTCTGAAGCGCGCAGTGAGTATGTCATGGCGTCGAAAACGTCGGGAACCTCTAATTTCAAGATCATGTTCACCGGCGTCTTGCCTAACATCAGTTCCTTAATCATCACTGATTTGACCTTAACCATCGCCAGTTCCATTGGGATTGAAACCGCTCTGTCATTCTTAGGCTTTGGGTTGCCAATGGAGACGCCTAGTTTAGGGACGCTGATCGGCTATGCCTCCAACCCCGACCTGATCTTTGATCGTTGGTGGGTTTGGTTCCCAGCCGTGTTGGTCTTGCTGACACTATCCCTGTCGATCAACTTTGTGGGTCAAGCACTGCGTCGTGCAGCGGATTCACGCCAGCGTCGCGGATGA
- a CDS encoding ABC transporter ATP-binding protein yields MDKPEDLLLDVQHLHTGFRLGDDYYDAVDDVSITLRKDEILAIVGESGSGKSTLATSIIGLHDPRNTKVTGDILYNNLNLVGLNEALFDRIRGKDIGMIFQDPLAALNPLMRIGEQIEETLVYHTKMNKEERESRVLELLNQVGIPNPERTARSYPHELSGGMRQRIVIAIAIACKPPIIIADEPTTALDVTIQAQILDLLEDIQREMHSGIILITHDLGVVAETADRVAVMYAGQIVESGSVMDVFKHPTHPYTRSLLRSMPQTDSDDDELHVIQGVVPSLKNMQIEGCRFAARIPWIPASAHEEHPIMHEVGPDHFVQCTCYKDFYFPDDEQAAEKGE; encoded by the coding sequence TTGGATAAACCTGAAGATTTGCTGCTGGATGTGCAACATCTGCACACGGGATTCAGACTCGGAGACGACTATTATGATGCGGTCGATGATGTCAGCATCACGTTACGAAAAGATGAGATCTTAGCTATTGTTGGCGAATCGGGTTCTGGTAAAAGTACTTTGGCAACCAGTATTATCGGCCTTCATGATCCGCGCAATACGAAGGTCACTGGCGATATTTTGTACAACAATCTTAATCTTGTTGGCTTGAATGAGGCCCTTTTTGACCGAATTCGTGGCAAAGATATTGGCATGATCTTTCAAGATCCATTGGCTGCTTTGAACCCATTGATGCGGATTGGTGAGCAGATTGAAGAAACACTGGTCTATCACACTAAGATGAACAAAGAAGAGCGTGAAAGTCGCGTCTTGGAATTACTGAACCAAGTTGGTATTCCCAACCCTGAGCGAACGGCACGTTCATATCCGCACGAATTGTCAGGCGGTATGCGGCAGCGGATTGTGATTGCCATTGCGATTGCCTGCAAACCACCGATTATCATCGCTGACGAACCAACAACTGCTTTGGATGTGACGATTCAGGCCCAAATCCTGGATCTGTTGGAAGACATCCAACGGGAAATGCATTCTGGCATTATTTTAATTACGCATGATCTTGGTGTTGTTGCTGAAACGGCCGATCGTGTGGCAGTTATGTATGCGGGCCAAATTGTTGAAAGTGGTTCGGTAATGGATGTTTTCAAGCATCCAACGCACCCATACACGCGCAGTTTACTTCGCTCCATGCCACAGACAGATTCAGATGACGACGAATTACATGTCATTCAAGGCGTTGTGCCATCATTGAAGAATATGCAGATAGAAGGTTGTCGGTTTGCGGCTCGGATTCCTTGGATTCCTGCATCAGCCCATGAAGAGCATCCGATCATGCACGAAGTTGGCCCTGATCACTTTGTTCAGTGTACCTGCTACAAGGACTTCTATTTCCCGGATGACGAACAAGCAGCTGAAAAAGGTGAGTAA
- the plsX gene encoding phosphate acyltransferase PlsX, with translation MKIAIDAMGGDNAPEVVIAGVEKARDANKELTFLLYGDEAKIKPLIHHDERLTIIHTPEKINSDDEPVRAIRRKKQASMVLAAQAVKQGEADAMVSLGSTGALLAAGLFIIGRIRAIERPGLLPTLPTVDGKGFVMLDVGANAENRPYHLLQYAIMGSYYAKDVRNVENPRVGLLNNGTEANKGDKMHQEAHDLLAAAPGINFVGNVESSDILNGPADVVVTDGFTGNATLKAIEGTVRTVMHMLKGAIYEGGLSGKLGGLFLKGNLKSMASTFDISSYGGAVLLGLKAPLIKAHGAADAETVYYTLLQTAKMVQNGTVTKVADYFDAHPEVAEAKTAEKA, from the coding sequence ATGAAAATTGCGATTGATGCCATGGGTGGCGACAACGCCCCAGAAGTTGTCATTGCCGGGGTCGAAAAAGCTAGAGATGCCAACAAAGAATTGACATTTCTTTTGTACGGGGATGAAGCAAAAATTAAACCGCTTATTCATCATGATGAACGGTTAACAATCATTCATACTCCGGAAAAAATTAACAGCGACGATGAACCCGTTCGTGCTATCCGCCGCAAAAAACAGGCTTCCATGGTCTTAGCCGCTCAAGCCGTTAAACAAGGCGAGGCAGACGCGATGGTTTCACTCGGCTCAACTGGAGCTTTGTTGGCGGCAGGCTTGTTTATTATCGGCCGCATTCGTGCCATTGAACGCCCCGGTTTGTTACCAACCTTGCCGACAGTTGACGGCAAAGGCTTTGTGATGCTGGACGTCGGTGCCAACGCTGAAAATCGTCCGTATCATCTGTTACAATATGCCATCATGGGCAGTTACTATGCTAAAGATGTTCGCAACGTTGAAAATCCACGAGTTGGTTTGCTGAACAATGGCACTGAAGCCAACAAAGGCGACAAAATGCATCAAGAGGCTCATGATTTATTAGCCGCGGCTCCGGGGATTAATTTTGTTGGTAACGTTGAGTCTAGTGATATCCTAAACGGTCCTGCCGATGTTGTGGTGACGGACGGTTTCACCGGTAACGCAACGCTCAAGGCAATTGAAGGCACTGTGCGTACGGTCATGCACATGCTGAAGGGAGCCATCTATGAAGGGGGCCTTTCCGGCAAATTAGGCGGTTTGTTCCTGAAGGGTAATCTCAAGTCGATGGCCTCAACCTTTGATATTTCGTCATACGGCGGCGCGGTCTTGCTGGGGCTCAAAGCACCTTTAATCAAGGCTCATGGTGCGGCAGATGCAGAGACCGTTTATTATACTTTGCTGCAAACCGCCAAAATGGTTCAAAATGGCACCGTTACGAAAGTTGCCGATTATTTTGATGCCCATCCAGAAGTTGCCGAAGCGAAAACCGCTGAGAAAGCGTAG
- the acpP gene encoding acyl carrier protein: MSEDEIYQKIAGLIQDHFQLSPDKISPTLNFQKDLDADSIDIVEFVLELEDAFGAEIPDDDAENIKTVQDAVDYINAHQK; this comes from the coding sequence ATGAGTGAAGACGAAATTTATCAAAAAATTGCCGGCCTAATTCAGGACCATTTTCAACTGAGTCCCGATAAAATCAGCCCGACACTTAACTTTCAAAAGGATCTTGATGCGGATTCAATTGACATCGTTGAATTTGTTTTAGAGTTAGAAGATGCCTTCGGAGCAGAAATCCCCGATGACGACGCCGAAAACATCAAAACAGTTCAAGATGCCGTTGATTACATCAACGCCCATCAGAAGTGA
- the smc gene encoding chromosome segregation protein SMC — MQLKRLIINGFKSFADKTEIDFVSGLTGIVGPNGSGKSNITEAIRWALGEQSAKSLRGERMGDVIFAGTDTRPALNRASVTMTFDNHDGYLKNQPDEVSVTRRLYRDGTSEFLLNGQDVRLKDIVDLFMDSGLGRESFSFISQGRVEAIFNSKPEERRGIIEEAAGVYKYKQQKTKAERELANNDDNLARINDIIVELKHQVEPLREQASLAKDYQQQSGEYHQIHQTLLALEIEQLATEQEKTQGEAKVTKETIAALTAKVKDLEDQSERLSAVDRQFENQLNQLNDQVLSRSMKLENLSGEANLSSERSANAETTLADLKERLARAQQALTEANQRLKELKTKTTAAAEKEQAIKQELAQQKQANQDPAKLNQQVEVAQNHYIDLLKSQADNKNAQAALQKDQQLAASQNAAHDRRIYELSKHAQDQEAKVTALLTQQQQLQAEVDEQQTAVEQAKTDRDLLQQQRAAQQQAYQDELATYQRSRARYETLSELNDDYAGFYNGVRVVLKHKDQLPGVIGAVAELLEVPTAYQQAFDLALGSNLQAIVTRDEAAAQRAISLLKQQRAGRATFLPAAVMRPRELPSAVLQLVEGAEGFLGTGLQLAQYPADLAHVMANLLGSVLMVDTLPHAIAIANTTHHRYRIVTTAGDILNPGGSLTGGQVKQGRQASPLARSQEARHLKVQLQTLVETLKAKQADLTALTKKENVAQAAWQTASQQAQALTAKLTTITSQHTAQAETLRQAQRQLAAAQQADTAQADLSAKLTELQHQGKKLVQDIAEAQATIENAKAAVAAATASSTQHAATVNALKTKLAVTTNDLQTLNDQQRQWQTQARDAQAQATDLQQRIEHITATAEETAAKKASRTATIANLQTELKQLKADQTKLTQQKAENRGKLSQISARITTTYEQQHQAMATSEQQAVALNRVKLGLDARLNTLAEDYQLTYEAAKEAVTADHAPIPELKSKLKLLKRGIDELGPVNLNAIDQFKEVNERYEFLTKQQDDLLEAKQQLEETMHELDETVKTRFKDMFDQTNSAFEAIFPQMFGGGHAHLSLTNPDDLLATGIEISAQPPGKKLTRLSLLSGGERALTAIVLLFAILKVRPVPFSILDEVEASLDDVNVNRFGEFLRHYASATQFIVITHRHGTMVAANVLYGVTMQESGVSRIMAVSLDQSQKEAIN; from the coding sequence ATGCAATTAAAGCGTTTAATCATTAATGGCTTCAAATCATTTGCAGACAAAACTGAGATTGATTTTGTGTCGGGTTTAACTGGGATTGTCGGACCTAATGGCAGTGGCAAAAGTAATATCACTGAGGCCATCCGCTGGGCCTTAGGCGAACAAAGTGCTAAAAGCTTGCGCGGCGAACGGATGGGCGATGTGATTTTTGCAGGCACTGATACGCGACCAGCGCTTAATCGTGCATCTGTCACGATGACTTTTGATAATCATGATGGTTATCTGAAAAATCAACCTGATGAAGTTTCTGTCACTCGGCGACTTTATCGAGATGGGACATCTGAATTTTTATTAAATGGTCAAGATGTTCGGCTGAAAGATATCGTGGATTTGTTCATGGATTCCGGCTTAGGGCGTGAAAGCTTTTCGTTCATTTCCCAAGGGCGGGTTGAAGCCATATTTAATAGTAAACCAGAAGAACGCCGGGGCATTATTGAAGAAGCCGCTGGCGTTTATAAATATAAACAACAGAAAACCAAGGCAGAACGAGAACTCGCCAATAACGATGATAATCTGGCGCGGATCAACGATATTATCGTGGAATTGAAGCATCAGGTGGAACCATTACGTGAGCAGGCTTCGTTGGCTAAGGACTATCAACAACAATCCGGCGAGTATCATCAGATTCATCAAACCTTATTAGCCTTAGAGATCGAACAACTAGCGACTGAACAGGAGAAAACCCAAGGTGAGGCTAAGGTCACCAAGGAAACCATCGCCGCTTTGACGGCGAAGGTTAAAGATTTGGAAGATCAGTCGGAGCGGTTAAGTGCCGTAGATCGACAGTTTGAGAACCAGCTTAATCAGTTGAATGACCAGGTCTTGAGCCGGTCGATGAAGCTTGAGAATCTTAGCGGAGAAGCCAACCTATCTAGTGAACGTTCTGCTAATGCTGAAACCACGTTGGCCGATTTAAAGGAACGACTGGCGCGTGCTCAACAAGCGTTAACAGAAGCAAATCAGCGATTGAAGGAACTTAAGACAAAAACAACTGCTGCCGCCGAAAAAGAGCAAGCAATTAAGCAAGAATTGGCTCAGCAGAAACAGGCAAACCAGGATCCAGCCAAACTGAATCAACAAGTGGAAGTAGCCCAGAATCATTATATTGATCTGTTAAAATCACAGGCCGATAACAAAAATGCTCAGGCTGCTTTACAAAAAGATCAACAGTTAGCCGCCAGCCAAAATGCTGCGCATGATCGTCGGATTTACGAACTGAGTAAACATGCACAGGATCAGGAAGCCAAGGTCACTGCATTATTGACGCAGCAGCAACAGTTGCAAGCAGAGGTTGATGAACAGCAAACAGCCGTTGAGCAGGCCAAAACTGATCGTGATCTATTGCAGCAACAACGGGCGGCCCAACAGCAAGCTTATCAAGACGAACTGGCCACCTATCAGCGCAGTCGGGCGCGATATGAAACGTTATCCGAATTGAATGATGATTATGCTGGCTTTTACAATGGGGTTCGGGTGGTTTTAAAGCATAAGGATCAACTTCCCGGAGTGATTGGTGCGGTCGCAGAATTACTTGAGGTTCCAACTGCCTATCAACAGGCGTTTGACTTAGCCTTGGGTAGCAACTTACAGGCCATTGTGACCCGTGACGAAGCGGCTGCACAACGCGCCATTAGCCTGCTCAAGCAACAACGAGCAGGTAGGGCGACTTTCCTGCCGGCTGCCGTTATGCGGCCAAGAGAGCTGCCCAGTGCGGTTCTACAGTTGGTTGAAGGTGCTGAAGGCTTTTTAGGCACTGGGTTGCAATTAGCCCAATATCCTGCAGATTTGGCACACGTCATGGCGAACTTACTCGGCAGCGTTTTGATGGTGGATACCTTGCCACATGCCATCGCGATTGCCAATACCACCCACCATCGTTATCGAATTGTCACAACAGCTGGCGACATTTTAAATCCGGGGGGTTCGTTGACTGGGGGCCAAGTCAAGCAGGGACGCCAAGCATCGCCGCTTGCTCGCAGTCAAGAGGCCCGGCATTTAAAGGTCCAACTGCAAACGCTTGTTGAAACATTAAAGGCAAAGCAAGCTGATCTGACTGCTTTGACGAAAAAAGAAAACGTGGCCCAGGCAGCTTGGCAAACGGCTTCCCAACAGGCACAGGCATTAACCGCAAAGTTGACAACAATTACGAGTCAGCACACAGCCCAAGCGGAAACCTTGCGTCAGGCGCAACGTCAGCTGGCAGCGGCGCAACAAGCAGATACGGCGCAAGCAGATCTTAGTGCCAAATTAACTGAGTTGCAGCACCAAGGTAAAAAATTGGTTCAAGATATTGCTGAAGCACAAGCAACTATTGAAAATGCTAAGGCGGCTGTTGCGGCGGCAACGGCATCCAGCACCCAGCATGCAGCAACGGTTAATGCGTTGAAGACCAAGCTAGCAGTCACAACCAATGATTTGCAGACCTTGAATGACCAGCAACGGCAATGGCAGACGCAAGCACGCGATGCGCAAGCCCAAGCGACCGATTTGCAACAACGAATTGAGCACATTACTGCGACGGCCGAAGAAACTGCTGCAAAAAAGGCCAGTCGTACCGCTACGATCGCGAATTTGCAAACTGAATTAAAGCAGCTCAAGGCGGATCAAACCAAATTAACACAACAAAAGGCGGAAAATCGTGGTAAGCTGAGTCAAATATCGGCGCGTATTACGACCACTTATGAGCAGCAACACCAAGCTATGGCAACTTCTGAGCAGCAAGCGGTTGCTTTGAATCGAGTTAAACTAGGTTTGGATGCTCGGTTGAATACTTTAGCCGAGGATTATCAGTTGACTTACGAGGCCGCTAAGGAAGCAGTGACAGCCGATCACGCGCCAATTCCTGAATTGAAAAGTAAACTCAAGCTTTTAAAGCGTGGCATTGATGAGTTGGGACCGGTGAACCTCAACGCAATTGATCAGTTTAAGGAAGTCAATGAACGCTACGAATTTCTCACCAAGCAGCAAGATGATCTTCTAGAGGCTAAGCAGCAGTTAGAAGAAACGATGCACGAATTGGATGAAACGGTCAAAACAAGATTTAAGGATATGTTTGATCAGACCAATAGTGCTTTTGAAGCAATTTTCCCGCAAATGTTTGGTGGCGGTCATGCACATTTGAGCCTTACGAATCCGGATGATTTGCTCGCAACAGGGATCGAGATTTCCGCTCAGCCGCCTGGCAAAAAACTGACTCGGCTTTCCCTTCTATCCGGTGGCGAACGGGCGCTAACGGCGATTGTTCTGTTATTTGCAATTTTAAAAGTGCGTCCGGTACCATTCTCCATCCTCGATGAAGTTGAAGCTTCGTTAGATGATGTTAATGTCAATCGATTTGGTGAATTCTTACGGCATTATGCTAGCGCCACACAATTTATTGTCATCACTCACCGGCATGGCACGATGGTTGCGGCGAATGTATTGTATGGTGTCACGATGCAAGAATCAGGTGTTAGCCGAATTATGGCTGTTAGTCTGGATCAATCACAGAAAGAAGCGATCAATTAA
- the rnc gene encoding ribonuclease III, translated as MVASEFVSELRQRYGIEFHDLSLLDEAFTHSSYVNEHKELGLKDNERLEFLGDAVLELTVSDYLYRKFPDKPEGDLTRIRAAAVQTAAFSAFSKEAHFDRYIKLGKGEEKAGARKRLTLLEDLFEAFNGALYLDQGRDANIRFAQQIIFPKIDAGEFSADQDHKTALQEVLQQNGDVAIVYHLLDEQGPAHERQFHVDVEVDGRVLGTGFGKNKKAAEQAAAKAALASLKR; from the coding sequence ATGGTTGCCTCAGAGTTTGTGAGTGAATTGCGTCAACGTTATGGGATCGAATTTCATGACCTCAGTCTATTGGATGAGGCGTTTACGCATTCCTCATATGTGAATGAACATAAAGAATTAGGTTTAAAAGACAATGAACGATTGGAATTTTTAGGCGATGCTGTCTTGGAATTGACAGTTTCAGATTATTTGTATCGCAAGTTTCCCGACAAACCCGAAGGCGATCTCACCCGAATTCGGGCAGCGGCTGTTCAGACAGCGGCCTTCTCGGCTTTTTCAAAAGAAGCGCACTTTGACCGGTATATTAAACTTGGCAAAGGTGAGGAAAAAGCTGGGGCGCGGAAACGCTTAACGTTGCTAGAAGATTTATTTGAGGCCTTCAATGGCGCCTTATACCTTGATCAAGGACGCGATGCCAACATTCGGTTTGCTCAGCAGATTATTTTCCCGAAAATTGACGCGGGTGAGTTTTCAGCCGATCAAGACCACAAAACGGCTTTACAGGAAGTTTTGCAGCAAAATGGTGATGTGGCGATTGTTTATCACTTATTAGATGAGCAGGGACCAGCCCATGAGCGGCAGTTCCACGTTGATGTCGAAGTCGATGGCCGGGTTTTGGGTACCGGTTTTGGCAAGAATAAGAAAGCGGCTGAGCAAGCTGCTGCAAAAGCTGCATTAGCCAGCTTGAAGCGGTAA
- a CDS encoding ABC transporter ATP-binding protein yields MAMIEVRNLKIHYPIRSGFFNRVTDHVLAVDGIDFDIEQGETYGLIGESGSGKSTAGKAIVGLEPVTSGSIMYQGQDITKRSVRKHMQYNKDVQMIFQDSLSSLNPRKRIEDIIAEPIRNFQNLTGDEERRRVQELLDIVGMPSDALYKYPHEFSGGQRQRIGVARAMATNPKLIIADEPVSALDLSVQAQVLNFMKRIQEEYNISYLFISHDLGVVKHMCKNMAIMHRGRFVEIGSREDIYNHPQHIYTQRLLSAIPDINPDDRKKNKEHRREVERVFKEEESKYYSKEGRVLDLQKISDTHFVALPDSTMKGVHD; encoded by the coding sequence ATGGCAATGATTGAGGTTAGAAATCTAAAAATTCATTATCCGATTCGCTCGGGGTTTTTTAATCGGGTGACGGATCATGTTTTGGCAGTCGATGGGATCGACTTTGATATTGAACAAGGCGAAACATATGGGTTAATTGGCGAATCCGGTTCAGGAAAATCCACCGCAGGCAAAGCAATCGTGGGTTTGGAACCGGTCACGTCCGGCTCGATTATGTATCAAGGGCAGGATATTACCAAACGCAGCGTTCGGAAACATATGCAGTACAACAAAGACGTTCAAATGATTTTTCAGGACTCTTTATCTAGTTTGAATCCACGAAAGCGAATTGAGGATATTATTGCTGAACCAATTCGCAATTTTCAGAATCTTACTGGGGATGAAGAACGTCGGCGCGTCCAAGAATTGCTCGATATTGTTGGTATGCCAAGCGATGCTTTGTACAAGTATCCGCATGAGTTTTCCGGCGGCCAGCGTCAGCGAATTGGGGTTGCCCGTGCTATGGCAACGAACCCGAAGCTCATTATCGCTGACGAACCGGTCTCTGCGTTGGACTTGTCAGTTCAGGCGCAGGTGCTGAACTTCATGAAGCGGATTCAAGAGGAATACAATATTTCTTATCTGTTTATTTCCCATGACTTAGGTGTTGTGAAGCACATGTGTAAGAACATGGCGATCATGCATCGCGGCCGCTTTGTTGAAATCGGCTCGCGTGAAGATATCTACAACCATCCACAGCACATCTACACGCAACGACTGCTTTCTGCGATTCCTGACATCAACCCTGATGATCGGAAGAAGAATAAAGAGCATCGTCGTGAAGTCGAACGTGTTTTTAAAGAAGAAGAATCAAAATATTATTCTAAAGAAGGCCGCGTTTTGGATCTCCAGAAGATTTCCGACACACATTTTGTTGCGCTGCCAGATTCAACGATGAAGGGAGTGCATGATTAA